The Cucumis melo cultivar AY chromosome 5, USDA_Cmelo_AY_1.0, whole genome shotgun sequence genome has a segment encoding these proteins:
- the LOC103502851 gene encoding protein SIEVE ELEMENT OCCLUSION B-like: MSFLPPKEPTTSLVHPKFQNLKEGMSLDHFSDDVITNYIYTKHREDDRIKIDIDSCILLVESIIITADRITDSVSRVIEGRIAFSGDAYAASLNLPLCTLHRISTELGCKAEGIEKAHETTMEILNILTTYPWEAKAILSLAAFAMDYGDLWHLNHYFKTDPLAKTLATIKQVPELKKHLDTPKYRQVFLSPKCLIYGCMEAIKYMKEIKDFSKYDMKEITELSSAIRQIPLFTYWVIHIIVAARTEISSCLTRTRGQSQKYLNELTEKISSILSILKTHLQVIRQQQEEINLYKWLVDHIDNFPTELHLVVSKLLEGKNEATPFIDGTTKRKVNIENALRRKKVVLVISGLNISEEDIKALHLVYDELGREDKYKIVWIPIINPNEPYEENRRRYEYVISKMPWYIVQFTTKIAGWRFLEENWQLRDDPLVVVLDSTSKVEFTNAIHLIRVWGSEVVPFSNRKIDILLEKTWPESTILKFTDHPRLHNWINQEKNIIFYGGKDPNWIQQFEEKVTDIKTDPWIRSKGITFEIVRIIRDDDPKLMSRFWITQWGYFIVKSQIKGSSASETTEDILRLISYENENGWGILAVGSEPVLVGRGNLILAVLQDFNKWKQILNIKSFPDSFRDYFNELALKTHQCDRVVLPGFSGWIPMVVNCPECPRFMDTGISFKCCHGQTRI; the protein is encoded by the exons ATGTCTTTTCTACCGCCAAAAGAACCAACGACCTCACTTGTTCATCCCAAATTTCAAAATCTCAAGGAGGGGATGAGCCTCGATCACTTCTCAGACGATGTCATTACAAATTATATTTACACGAAACATCGTGAGGATGATAGAATCAAAATCGATATTGATAGTTGTATCCTATTGGTTGAAAGCATCATTATAACAGCAGATCGAATCACCGACAGTGTTTCTCGA GTTATTGAAGGGCGTATAGCATTTAGTGGTGACGCTTATGCTGCTTCACTCAATCTACCTCTTTGTACGCTACATCGTATCTCTACTGAG TTGGGATGCAAAGCAGAAGGGATTGAAAAAGCACATGAGACAACAATGGAAATTCTCAACATACTAACAACGTATCCATGGGAAGCAAAAGCAATTCTTAGTCTAGCAGCATTTGCAATGGATTATGGAGATCTATGGCATCTCAACCATTACTTCAAAACAGATCCACTTGCTAAAACATTGGCCACAATCAAGCAAGTCCctgagttgaaaaagcacttgGACACACCCAAATATCGACAAGTGTTTCTTAGCCCCAAGTGCTTAATTTATGGCTGTATGGAAGCCATCAAATATATGAAAGAGATTAAGGATTTTTCTAAGTATGATATGAAGGAGATTACTGAGTTATCTTCTGCCATTCGCCAAATTCCTTTATTTACTTATTGGGTTATACATATTATTGTTGCTGCAAGAACAGAAATTTCTTCGTGTTTGACACGGACTCG AGGTCAATCACAGAAGTACTTGAATGAGTTGACAGAGAAGATCAGTTCCATACTCTCCATACTTAAAACCCATCTTCAAGTCATAAGACAACAACAAG AAGAAATTAACTTATATAAATGGTTGGTGGATCACATTGATAACTTTCCAACTGAATTACACTTGGTTGTGTCAAAGTTGCTTGAGGGAAAGAATGAAGCTACGCCTTTCATAGATGGCACAACTAAAAGAAAG GTAAACATTGAAAATGCTTTGAGGAGGAAGAAAGTGGTATTAGTAATATCTGGATTAAACATTTCAGAAGAAGATATCAAAGCACTTCATTTGGTTTATGATGAATTGGGTAGAGAAGATAAATACAAAATTGTTTGGATTCCAATTATTAATCCAAACGAACCATATGAAGAAAATAGAAGAAGGTATGAGTATGTAATATCTAAAATGCCATGGTATATAGTGCAATTTACTACAAAAATTGCAGGATGGAGATTTTTAGAAGAAAATTGGCAACTAAGAGATGATCCATTAGTAGTTGTTCTCGATTCCACTTCAAAAGTGGAATTCACAAATGCAATCCATTTAATTAGAGTTTGGGGATCTGAGGTTGTTCCCTTctccaatagaaaaattgaCATTTTATTGGAAAAGACTTGGCCAGAATCTACTATCCTCAAATTTACTGACCATCCAAGGTTGCATAATTGG ATCAACCAAGAAAAAAACATCATATTCTATGGAGGAAAAGACCCAAATTGGATCCAACAATTCGAAGAAAAAGTAACCGACATAAAAACCGATCCATGGATAAGAAGCAAAGGAATAACATTCGAGATTGTACGTATAATAAGAGACGATGATCCAAAACTGATGTCTCGTTTTTGGATAACACAATGGGGTTATTTCATAGTAAAAAGCCAAATAAAAGGTTCAAGTGCAAGTGAAACAACCGAAGATATATTGAGATTGATATcatatgaaaatgaaaatggttGGGGAATTTTAGCTGTTGGCTCTGAACCTGTTCTTGTTGGTCGTGGGAATTTGATTCTTGCTGTCTTACAAGATTTCAATAAATGGAAacaaatattaaacataaaaagttTCCCTGATTCTTTCAGAGATTATTTCAATGAACTTGCCTTAAAGACTCATCAATGTGATCGAGTGGTTCTTCCTGGATTCAGTGGATGGATTCCGATGGTTGTTAATTGTCCTGAATGTCCTCGTTTCATGGATACTGGTATCAGCTTCAAATGTTGCCATGGCCAAACTCGTATTTAA
- the LOC107992135 gene encoding uncharacterized mitochondrial protein AtMg00810-like encodes MGDSDKLLNDLIQALNSEFALKDLGDLSYFLGVEVSYPTNEGMFLSQAKYITDLLQKMKMFDAKPISTPMVSGQLVSAHHSENFHDIHLYCSTVRALQYATLTHPGISYNVNKACQFMHSPKLIHWQLVKRILRYLKGFLSHGLWLRCSTNLSIVGFANADWASDPDDRKSTFGYCVYFGNNLVSWGSKKQSIISRSSTEVEYRCLALLATESVWINSLLCDLGITLSQPPVLWCDNLSAFHLSANPILH; translated from the coding sequence ATGGGAGACTCTGACAAGCTTTTAAATGATCTAATTCAAGCTTTGAACAGTGAATTTGCTCTTAAAGACCTTGGAGATCTTAGTTATTTCCTTGGGGTCGAGGTATCGTATCCTACAAATGAAGGTATGTTCTTATCCCAAGCAAAATATATTACTGACCTCTTGCAGAAGATGAAGATGTTTGATGCCAAACCTATCTCAACTCCAATGGTCAGTGGACAGTTAGTATCTGCTCATCACAGTGAGAACTTTCATGATATACATTTGTATTGTAGTACTGTTAGAGCTTTACAATATGCTACACTTACACATCCTGGGATATCTTACAATGTAAACAAAGCATGTCAATTTATGCATTCTCCTAAACTTATACATTGGCAACTTGTTAAGAGAATTTTGAGATATCTCAAGGGTTTCTTGTCTCATGGTTTATGGCTTCGATGCTCTACAAACTTATCTATTGTTGGTTTTGCCAATGCCGATTGGGCTTCTGATCCTGATGATAGGAAATCCACATTTGGTTATTGTGTCTACTTTGGTAATAATTTGGTATCTTGGGGATCCAAGAAACAATCTATTATTTCCCGATCAAGCACTGAAGTAGAATACAGGTGTCTTGCTCTTCTGGCTACTGAATCAGTGTGGATTAATTCTCTTCTTTGTGACTTAGGTATCACTTTATCTCAACCCCCAGTTTTGTGGTGTGATAACCTTAGTGCTTTTCATTTAAGTGCTAATCCTATTTTgcattaa